The Williamwhitmania taraxaci DNA window TAAATGGAATAGTGAAAAAAACATTGAAAAGAGTAAAAAAAAACGTTAAACTTGCATAAAAAGCCGCCATGTTTGAGAACTTAAAGACAAAGCCCGAACATATTGACTTATCAGTTTTGGAGGAGATTACCGATGGAAGTTCAGACCTCCTGCACGATATGTTAGATATCTTCTTTCTCCAAGTTCCAAAATTCACAATGGAGATGGAAGAGGCTAATAGTAGCGGTGAATATGCTAAACTAGGTGCGATTGCTCACAAAGCAAAATCAACGGTGGCAACCATGGGTATAACTGCGCTGATTCAAAAAATGAAGGACTTTGAACTGTTGGCAAAAAGTGGTGAACGCCCCGAAGAATACGCCGCCTACATTGATCTCTTTAAGACGAATTGTGATAAAGCAATTAAAGAGTTAAAAGATATAAAATCGAACTTATAAATGCACGATTATGATAAAAGTAGAACAAGAAAAGGATATCTGTATTATCTCCTTTCCGGGGATTAGCCGACTAAACGTCAACAATATTGGAGAGATCAAGGACCCCATTACAGCAAAGATAACGACAGGCAGTAAAGTTATTCTTGACTTTTCAGGAATTAACTATATCGACAGTTCCGGGTTTGGCGTTCTGCTCTCCTTCCTGCGCACAAGCAAAACAATCGATAGTAAATTAATGCTGTGCTGCATAATGCCGGAAGTTATGTCGCTGGTTCGATTGCTTCAACTCCAGACGGTATTCAGCATATACCCCGATCGGGATACCTGCATAAAAAATCTATAGTTGACAGAAATCATTGTTGTTCTCGGTTTTTAGCCCAACCTTTGAGCAAAATATTCGAGTATGTCAATTGAAGTTGTGGGCTGGTTAGGCAGCATTCTGTTCAGTATTTGCGGTTTGCCGCAGCTAATAAAGACGTGGAAAACAAGAAAAGTTGATGACTTAAGTTCCCTCTTTCTATGGTTGTGGTTTTGGGGGGAGATATTCACCCTCATTTACATTATAATAGGAGATATTGCTCAATCCAACTCCCATTTCCCACTTTACGTCAACTATGCTGTAAACATTCTCATAGTCTTTTACCTGCTTTACGCAAAATACACATACAAAGAGGTATCCATTCCTTCTGAAAAATAAGAAACGCCCCTAAATTGGGGCGTTTATATTTACTAAACCGATTCAAACACGAGTGAATCACCTCCCTTTGCCAAGGAGACTTTAATCTCCGTGCCCCCAGCTAATTTCCCCGCCAATATCTGTTTAGAAAGTTCATTTACAACCAACCGTTGAAGCACCCTTTTAATGGGTCTTGCCCCAAGCGATGGATCGAAGCCCTGAATAGCTATCCAATGAGCAGCTTTACTGTCGAGGGTCAATCGAACCTTATTAACTTCCAGCATCTTTTGTATGGAATGAAATTGCATAACCACAACTTGCTCAATCTGTGCTAGCGTTAGTGGCCGGAACATTATAATTTCATCAATCCTATTAAGAAACTCTGGGCGAACAGTTTGCCTCAGCAATCCAAAGACCTCTTGCTTAATTTTTTCAACGCCATCCTCATCGTTTGGCTTGATACTTTCAAGACCCTGCTGAATTATGGAAGAACCAACATTAGAGGTCATTATAACAATGGTATTCTTAAAGTTTACGGTGCGCCCTTTGTTGTCGGTAAGTCGACCTTCGTCCAGCACCTGAAGTAGAATATTGAAAACATCGGGATGAGCCTTTTCTATCTCATCAAGAAGCACGACCGAATATGGCTTGCGCCGAACGGCTTCGGTAAGTTGACCACCCTCTTCATAACCTATATATCCGGGAGGTGCCCCAATGAGCCGGGAGACGGAATGCCGTTCCTGATATTCGCTCATATCAATACGGG harbors:
- a CDS encoding PQ-loop repeat-containing protein; amino-acid sequence: MSIEVVGWLGSILFSICGLPQLIKTWKTRKVDDLSSLFLWLWFWGEIFTLIYIIIGDIAQSNSHFPLYVNYAVNILIVFYLLYAKYTYKEVSIPSEK
- a CDS encoding Hpt domain-containing protein, with amino-acid sequence MFENLKTKPEHIDLSVLEEITDGSSDLLHDMLDIFFLQVPKFTMEMEEANSSGEYAKLGAIAHKAKSTVATMGITALIQKMKDFELLAKSGERPEEYAAYIDLFKTNCDKAIKELKDIKSNL
- a CDS encoding STAS domain-containing protein, whose protein sequence is MIKVEQEKDICIISFPGISRLNVNNIGEIKDPITAKITTGSKVILDFSGINYIDSSGFGVLLSFLRTSKTIDSKLMLCCIMPEVMSLVRLLQLQTVFSIYPDRDTCIKNL